Sequence from the Aspergillus nidulans FGSC A4 chromosome III genome:
CCCACCAACCAACAATGTTCTGCCTTCACTGCAGGGCCGTCCCCTCAGCCATCAGGGCAGCTACGTCCTCAATAAACAAGTTCGTTCtatctcaacaacctcaacctccccATATACCcggtagaagaagaaacacTCACAAATTTTGCGTTCAGACAGATAACGCCCACTCTCCACCTCAGCTCGCAACCAAAGCTGCAATACCATCTCCgacccttctccttcgcaaCTACCGCAACCACACGACCAACCCTCTCCCTTCCCCATTCACAACAGCCCCAGGCGCCGACACAGACTCTATCACTTCTGCCGAATAGGTCTGCGATCTCACAGCAAGTCCGTTCTTTCTCCGCTAGTGCATCACTCGGCGGAAAACGCGCCACGTATAACCCCTCGCGGCGGGTACAGAAGCGTCGCCATGGGTTCCTGGCTAGGCTGCGGTCAAAGTCTGGGCAGAAGATCCTTGCTCGGCGGAGGGCTAAAggcaggaagagcttgagctggtgaattttcccttctcttcattcGCTTTTCTATTGAGCCTTGTGCCTTAGACTATAGGATTGTCGGTTTGTATATTTATGGTTTGAGGCGGTCATGGTCACCGACACGCGTCTTTCGTGGTCAGTGATATGACAAGTCCTTTGTAATCCTAGAGGAGACGAGGGCTTCTCATTTTGAGCTTTTTGTAACATATGTCGATATAGAAACCACACACGATGAAGATTGCTACTTATACCAGTTTTATGTTTCGTGTCAGCAATGTGTATGCCATGAGAACCGATTGGCCGGCGACGTGGGTTTATAAACTGACGACTATATCTGACAAACTGGTGGAAATCACAGTCACTCCAGATGAGCTCGTCTAGACGTGCACCTCTACTGAAATAGTTTTGCTCTATACAGACGACAGTCCTTAGTCTTAGACCGTACCATCCAGCCTCGCTCCGTGTTACAATAGTATCACTCGTCATCGTTATTGTCAGATTCCTCCTCCGATTCTGActcgtcttcctcaccttcctcctcatcatcatcatcgtcgtcatcgtcatcatcgtcgtcgtctgcATCGCTGCCGTCTCCGACTTTGAGTCCATAGTCGTCCTCAAATTCCTTGAGCGGCTGGACCTTTGGAGAGAAACCGGATTCCTTGAGACCACTCTCTATCGTCTATTGTGAAGGTCAGTAATCTGATTTTCAAATCCCATAAGAAAAACAAGTATACCTCTCGAAGCACAGTTGTGCACGTAATCACAATGTTCGCCGTGTCagatgagaaaagaggaaggatTATCTCGCGCAGTGCTCTCTTGACATCCTCAACGCTGGTATCACGGACCTCCCGGAGGATTCTCTCCTTGTAATCACTTGGCAAGGAGCGCACAACCTGACGAATGAAGCTTCCCTGAGCTGCATTGGCGGTGGTTACTTGTTCATTTGCGAAAGTGACCACAATGCTGCTGATTGCGCCCTCAAACATCAACGGGTCAAAGGGGGCCTCCCCAGAAAGATGTGCTTGTACAATATCCTTGCTTGACTCGAAGGCCTTGTGGGCATTGGGCGATCGGTAAACGTCAAAGTTGACGAAACCCGTATCTATGTTGTAGGCGAAAGTCGTACCATACGCCAGTCCCTTGCCGCGAACCGCAACCCAAAGAGGTCCTTCAACGGCATTCATATATGCAATTGCCACAAGGAGCGCAGGAAGCTTTGGGTCATCATAAGAGTCAAGGCCCCGTGCTGTGGCGTAGGCAAAGGAAGAATCAATAGTCGGCATGGGGACAACGTACGCTTCTCCGCCTAGCTTCTTGCCTGCAGGGCTGAGCAGGGACCTCCTGGATGTGATAGGTTTGAGAGGTTTACTGACGCCTAGCCGCTCAGCAAACGGCTTCCACGTTGAAACTGGGTTAGGCAGTTTCTCAAGATCGGCGATGACCAGGATCCGGATGTTTTCGAATTGGAAAAGAGCGTTTCTGATCTCTTCCATCCGTGCAACAACTACGGTAGGATCCTTTACCAATTGCCGTTTGATTTTCTTGAGGTACCGTGCTTTCACTAGAGTGCTGCGCGCGCGGACAATAGACTCGGCCGCATAGTGAACCATGACATGGACGGCCGCAAGCATGTCATCGCCACTTCGCTTAGAATCAGGGACGTCGGAAAGAAGTCTGCTTGTGATTGTTCGGAGCCGTTCAACATCGAAGACCGTGTGCCATGAGATTTCCCGCAGCCAGGCAACCGCTGTGCTGTACTGCTCAAGTTCAACTTGGAACGAGATGCGCAGCATTTCTGAGTTGCCGAGACCTCTGGCACCCTCAATGCTATACCCAACAGTGTCTCGTTCCAACTCGACAACAACCTGCTCAAAGTTTATGATCTTGCCATCGCGCTCAACAGGGAGGTTAAAGAAGGCTTCTGTGTAGACAGACAAGAGTGGGCGCAGCTGCACCGGGACAGATTCTGCTGAGATGAGGACCGACAGCTGAACAAAGCTGCTGGGAATGTGTTCGAAATGGATGAATACAGGAAGATCTGATCCATCAGCATCCACAACTCGTTGAGCTTTGTTGTTTTGGTGCCCGAGTTGTAGAGCAGCTCCAGATCTCGCAGTCATTGTCTCCACGAAATGGATGGACTCAATTCCGGGTATCTTGAACTGCTCCAACATCTCCCGCGGGATTTCCTTGTCGTTCTCAGCTTTTGCCCTCTCAAGCTTCTCAGCAAGCTTTTTCAAGCCATTCTCACCCAGTTGTTTTTTCTGCGCCGCAACgcgagcttcttcagatctCTTTAGCGTTTCGGACATCTTAGAGGATGGAGTGCCCAGGATGGTAACATGAGGTGCATCCGAAATCCATTTTTTAATGAACGCACGCCAGTCATCTTGCGTCCACTTTTCTAGGATTTCATACTCCTTAAGAGAAGTGACATCTAGCAAAGTCGAGCCATCTTTCTTTCCGAAGAGGAAATCCGAAATGACATACTCTGCAAATGATGATGCGGAACTTTCCGTGGAAAACTTCCATGTTCGTCTTTGACGATCAATGCATTCGCGCAAGTACTTCATGTCCAAGTCCTTGTTCATAGCATCCTTTAGGACTTCGAAGAACCGCTTCTCAACTtgagccagcttcttcgtctccacaCTGGTCAAAGTGAAGCGAATCTCGAGACTAGGACGGTCTTCTGTAGCGTAATAAACAGCGCTTGcaagctgctccttctcgacaaGAATATTATCCAAAAGAGACGCAGACGAACCTGCCAGGTAAAGTAGGGTAACATTAACCGCACCGGCTATGGAGCTGTCAGATAACTTGCTTGGAGCATTGCAAAACTTTCGAGGACTTACTTTGTACAGGGTCGGTGCAATCTGGACC
This genomic interval carries:
- a CDS encoding mitochondrial 54S ribosomal protein bL34m (transcript_id=CADANIAT00005979), which gives rise to MFCLHCRAVPSAIRAATSSINKQITPTLHLSSQPKLQYHLRPFSFATTATTRPTLSLPHSQQPQAPTQTLSLLPNRSAISQQVRSFSASASLGGKRATYNPSRRVQKRRHGFLARLRSKSGQKILARRRAKGRKSLSW
- a CDS encoding putative zinc metalloprotease (transcript_id=CADANIAT00005980) — protein: MPATRASHFKLLQKFKPDYSPSEFAQYESQRTGMTVVVIDQKGPKVNGYFVLATEIHDDSGAPHTLEHLVFMGSRNYRYKGFLDKLATRFYSNTNAWTATDHTAYTLDTAGWEAFSRMLPVYLEHVIAPTLTDEGCYTEVHHIDGTGNDAGVVYSEMQGVQNNAAELIDLEARRLTYPEGVGFRYETGGMMEQLRVLTADRIRAFHREMYQPKNLCLIITGEADHDDLLETLDRFEDTILDVIPSPDSPFKRPWVDSKQAPPLSQSVVKTVEFPEEDESYGELEIRFLGPDCTDPVQTGAVNVTLLYLAGSSASLLDNILVEKEQLASAVYYATEDRPSLEIRFTLTSVETKKLAQVEKRFFEVLKDAMNKDLDMKYLRECIDRQRRTWKFSTESSASSFAEYVISDFLFGKKDGSTLLDVTSLKEYEILEKWTQDDWRAFIKKWISDAPHVTILGTPSSKMSETLKRSEEARVAAQKKQLGENGLKKLAEKLERAKAENDKEIPREMLEQFKIPGIESIHFVETMTARSGAALQLGHQNNKAQRVVDADGSDLPVFIHFEHIPSSFVQLSVLISAESVPVQLRPLLSVYTEAFFNLPVERDGKIINFEQVVVELERDTVGYSIEGARGLGNSEMLRISFQVELEQYSTAVAWLREISWHTVFDVERLRTITSRLLSDVPDSKRSGDDMLAAVHVMVHYAAESIVRARSTLVKARYLKKIKRQLVKDPTVVVARMEEIRNALFQFENIRILVIADLEKLPNPVSTWKPFAERLGVSKPLKPITSRRSLLSPAGKKLGGEAYVVPMPTIDSSFAYATARGLDSYDDPKLPALLVAIAYMNAVEGPLWVAVRGKGLAYGTTFAYNIDTGFVNFDVYRSPNAHKAFESSKDIVQAHLSGEAPFDPLMFEGAISSIVVTFANEQVTTANAAQGSFIRQVVRSLPSDYKERILREVRDTSVEDVKRALREIILPLFSSDTANIVITCTTVLRETIESGLKESGFSPKVQPLKEFEDDYGLKVGDGSDADDDDDDDDDDDDDEEEGEEDESESEEESDNNDDE